In the Leishmania infantum JPCM5 genome chromosome 8 genome, AAAGTATTGGCTCTCCGGGTACATCCTGCGGGGCCGGCAGTACAACCGCAACCAGACGGTGGCCGATCTCAAGTCGAAAACGTACAGCTGGGCGAATCGCGACCCCGTGTACCGGTAGCGTaatggaggggagggcgcggATCTGCCTCGGCGTTTGCTGTCGTGCGTCGGTGCTCTTTGCCGATACGCAGCCAGAACGCGAAGCTTGTGTGATGGGAAGAGGGAGTCGTGCCTTTGCTCGCCTCTgggcatgtgtgcgtggctCTCACTCTTCGCTTCTTGGGTGGGTAGTAGCCGtcgtctgcgtgcgtgcgcgagtCTGCGCGCACAGGATGGTGTGTGGGCATGTGTaacgtgcgcctgctgcgttAATGCGTTGTTGCACGATGAGTTGGGCATGCGCCGGCATGCGAGGAAGAAGAACGGCATCGTAGTTGTTGAAGAGAGAAACCGGCGACGAGCCTcatcctcttctccttgCTCCCCCGGCGAGAACGTGAGAGGGCGCGGCGGATGCGGAGCGATacacctccctcctcccccttctcctcggcagagctgcgtgctgctcctgcggcCGCTCTCAGAACCTTGTCCGGGGCGTGCGGTGGTTACCCCGCGCGCGAGCCCACTTACCAGCGGACACTCTCGCTGGCCAACCGCCTCACCGGCTTCTCCCTTGCTCGCTCCATacctttccctcccctcgcgCCATCATCCTATCACCAGCCCCATACTCCTCCGCCACCAACGAAGTGCACTTTATCGAGTTCTTTGCACTGAAAGCATCGCACGACTCCACGCCTccactctctccctttcccccAAGCACTCCAGTCCTCCCGCATTCCGAATGTTCCGCCGCGTCTCGATGAAagccgccacggccaccgcTCCCGTCGGGTTTTCGTTCCTGTGCTACCATACCCTTCCTCATCTTCGGTACCCGGCCGAGCTGCCGACGCTCGGCTTCAACTACAAGGACGGCATCCAGCCCGTCATGAGCTCCCGTCAGTTGGAGCTGCACTACAAGAAGCACCACAGCGCGTACGTGGACAAGTTGAACACGCTCGGCAAGGGCTGCGAGGGGAAGACGATTGAGGAGATCATCTTGGcgaccagcggcagcactgaGAGCAAGGTCATGTTCAACCAGGCCGCTCAGCACTTCAACCATTCCTTCTTCTGGAAGTGCCTGTCGCCTGGTGGCAAGCCGATGCCGAAGACGCTCGAGAATGCCATCGCGAAGCAGTTCGGAAGCGTCGACGACTTCACGGTTTCCTTCCAGCAGGCCGGCGTGAACAACTTTGGCTCTGGCTGGACGTGGCTCTGCGTCGATCCCCGGACGAAGGAGCTTCGCATCGACAACACGAGCAACGCGGGCTGCCCGCTGACCTCTGGCTTGCGCCCCATCTTCACCGCTGATGTGTGGGAGCACGCCTACTACAAAGACTTTGAGAACCGCCGCGCGGACTACCTGAAAGAGCTCTGGCAGATCGTCGACTGGGAGTTTGTCTGCCAGATGTATGAGAAGGCCACGAAGTAAGAGAGTCGTACATGCATCTGTACCCAATATGCTGAggtgaggaagggagggacCGAGCGATGCACGCGCGTCCGACATCCACGTAGACGAGGGGCTCGCGCGGAACGATGAATGACGGAGGCCGTGGCAgatggcacacacgcgcacgcaatGAGAAGGAGTGTTGGacgtgctggtggtggtgacagtgGCAGGCATGCGGCGAGCGCTCATCTAATGGCCGCCCGCCGCCATCACGACTACCACAGCCTCGTGAGTGTCAGTCGGTTGGGGCCAGcgcgcccccccccggcTCGCTCGCTTCCACTTTCTTCCGTCTCTCATgctgcgcgcatgtgcgcagaagcagcggtaGCTCATCCCTTGCTTGCCTCCGGCctccttcacacacacacacacacgccaacgCTGCCCCTCTAGGTTCCTCGTCTCCGCCCGGTGCCGTCACCCAATCCCTGTCGCCTTCTAGCCGTCTGTTTCTTTGCCGttcgccctccccccaccccttcctgAGCAAGTCAGCGGTGAGAGTGTGATGCGCACGTGGAGGAGCAGCCtcgccgcccttctctctgtctccctgTGCGCGCAGGTCGGGCGGGTGAGTGGGCGgctggcgtgcgcgtggaaGGTGTGTAGGCCGGTTGGAAGGAGTCACGACTTGCATCCATGTTGCCCTATTCTgtagacacacagacacgacGTAatgggcgcgcgcgcactcgtCACTTGAGGATCTTGCTGCTGATCACCATCACATACATAGAGAGAGTTTGCGCATCCTTCTCTCCTACGTTGACGACCGCCCGCGCCGTACCTTATACATCCTACCACTTCCCAGCACAACATTTGCTCGTTGTCGCGTTGATTCTTCGATTGTTTTTTAAAGctctttccttccttcctcccccaACCCACCCGACTCCGCCCCCGGCactccgcctctcccccgctCCCTCCTTTCCGCCTTCGAAGCACACTCTACTGCACTTCACATGCTCACGTGCGGTCCGCCTTATCGTCCCCTTCGTGCTGCTATTCCCCCTGCTGATGACGGAGGACGGACcgacggagggagggagggggggggctcaCACCcctccgtgcgtggcacCTCAGGGACCAGTGCATCCCCACTCGCTGTGGAGCAAAGCCAAGTAgagccccaccccctccctgctAAATGGCCGAGTcgcttctggtggtggtggcagggccaaGCGCCTGCGACCCAGCGAGCGTCAGAGCGATGGATCGCCGCGGATGTTGACGGTCAGGTctcctggatggcgctgcatCGGAGCAAGCTGCGGCAGTGAGCACGCGCCTGTGTCACCCATGTGATGGGTAGTgtgtcagcgcgactcgaaCGCATCTCACCAGACCCCCTCACAAGGCCcactgctggtgtggggagtCAGGGTGTCACGCCGAGGGGGACGCACGAGGTATGGCGACTGGCATGACTGGCAGCGGCTGtggggcgacctgcgaggcgggtaTGGCTCGAGtgtgaggcaggggccgtcCTCCGGTCGCtttgtggggggggaggcggcacgGCTGCACTGGCTCTTCCCCGCGGCTGCTGAGAGCCCAGGTGGGCTCgtgcgcccccctcccccccactTCCCCTGTTATTACCTCGGCAGCTCGCTCCTTCGGCGTTtcgtcacacacacgctgcaACTGCCGTTCACtcatccatccatccatccatccctctcgccctcctgTCGTCTATTTCGGCCTTCTGTGCATTTTTTCGCcggcccaccgccgcctcgaaCACGCGGCTGTGAAGCGCACGCGAATGCGCGTGTAGTTGTCAGCACACACTGCCGCAGCCCTGGCAGCAACTGAAAGCGACGACGCAGGCACGTAATCAAGCAGCATCTCACCCCTCTCAGCGCCGGCCGTACATCGATGGCCCACACCGGGGGCGCCGGCACGCTTTGTGAgaaggcgccggcgacggccgAGAGACCCACCTCAGATGTtacggtgccgcagcggaggaggcacgcgacgcagctgctgcgcaagttCACGGAGTGCCGCACCCTCTTCATGTGCTGCGATATTCAGGAAAAGCTGGCGGAGAAGATCCCTGGCTTTAACGAGACCATCCGCATCACGAACGACCTCACCCTCTTCTGTGAGATGCTGGGCCCGACGTACTGCAACGTGTTGGCCACCGTGCAGTACCCGGCTGGCGTGGGGCCGCTCTACCACGAGATTCAGCTGCCGCCCAGTGCCCCCGTGATCCCAAAGATGGAGCCATCGATGCTGTTGCCCGAAGCCCTGCCGTACCTCTACGGTGACGCCGACCACGGCATTCTGCCGGTGCAGCAAGTCGTGCTTTGGGGGCACGAGACACACATCTGCATCATGCAGACCGcggacgagctgctgcgccgcggcttTCGCGTAGCGATCGCGACGGACGGctgtgcggcgcagcggcgcctcgaCCACGAGGTCGCCATTATGGAGATGTCCAAGTgggaggggctgctgctgacaaATTCTATCGGCGTGTACACGATGATCGTGCGCGCGGACGACAGCGTATGGAAGCCGGTGATGCAGCTTATTCGAgatggcgcgcacgcgttcAAGCGGCCCTACGAGCGCTCCGAGGACCcaacggtgccgccgcaggagcGCGAGCGTCAATCGTGACGCCGCAGTGACGGACTAGATTGAAAGTAGAGATGAAGCACCACGAGGATGAGCACGCACAGGCCATCGTTTCCGTGTCGTCGTCACGCCGACGTCGTGACGGTGCCGTGCACTGGctcctgcacacacacacacacacacgcagacgtgTCTCCCTGtcgttttgtgtgtttgtgtgtgtgtgtgtgtgcttgctccctctttctctctccagctcgctcgCTTCGATCTGCCTCGCACACGCCCACCTCCTGTGCTGTGGCTTGCGGCGCATATTCGGTTGGACGCACGTCTCCTGTCTCCCTGCCGtacctcccccccccatccgCCTCTCATGCGCCACCGCGTGCCGCAGCGtgatgggtgggtggggggcggcGGAAGAAGCGGAAGCGAAGGCGCTTTGTTTTGCtcgtgtgctcgtgtgtctgtgtgcaaACGCCGCCATGCTCGTGCGGTTGCCTGCTCATGCCATCATGCATCACCCCATCTCGCCCAGCCGCATCCTCCGGCTCCGCGCCACTCTcttacacatacacacacaccttaTCGCTTTCGCTGCGCCCGCCGCCCCTCTTTACGGGAGCGCCACTGCGGTGATGACGTTCTCGAGCCACGCGCACGGCctctgcggaggcggcgaagggccgggggggggaagagcaGAGTTTGCTTGACAAGCAAGAAGATGCTCCACAGGCGATCAATGCGACCACGAATGGCTGCGGCACACGCATGGAAGAGGCGCTCGCATATTCCGAGGACGTGGGCCGTCGGTGGACAGCGACATCTcggtgtatgcgtgtgtgcatgtttGGTTGCCAGGCAGCTGGTTCTTCATTGCTgcgggaagaggggaggctGGTGACTCGCCCTCACGCAACGCGCGATGCCCTCAACTGCCGGTGGAGTACGCGGCAGTGTGCTTCTTTCCGGCGCACGATTAGCGGATTTCCCGTCTGGCAGGCGTGCGGGCTCACGGcgccctttctttttctctcagtttgtgtgtgtgtgtgtgtgtgtgtgtgctgacGGCGGATGGCGGCCCTCCCTCgacccccaccaccacaaacCCCGCCGCAATGCGGACATGCATCACTCACCGACTCCACTcctgctctccccctctcgcggcggcgagtgcACTTCTACTCGGAGTCGTCTGCGCTGCCACGCCGACACAAACGCACGTTCGCTACACACCAGAACGCACGCAgaggcccccctcccccatgaCCACGC is a window encoding:
- the FESODA gene encoding iron superoxide dismutase, translated to MFRRVSMKAATATAPVGFSFLCYHTLPHLRYPAELPTLGFNYKDGIQPVMSSRQLELHYKKHHSAYVDKLNTLGKGCEGKTIEEIILATSGSTESKVMFNQAAQHFNHSFFWKCLSPGGKPMPKTLENAIAKQFGSVDDFTVSFQQAGVNNFGSGWTWLCVDPRTKELRIDNTSNAGCPLTSGLRPIFTADVWEHAYYKDFENRRADYLKELWQIVDWEFVCQMYEKATK